One Verrucomicrobiota bacterium DNA segment encodes these proteins:
- a CDS encoding PIN domain-containing protein: MILDTNALSALAEKDDQLIEQIMSAPRLYVTLISLGEYQYGINVSRKQKELTRWLTLLLEKVEVLSPGMDTLPHYADIRRELKTAGTPIPANDCWIAALVRQHKMKIVSRDHHFDRVKGVRRLDW; this comes from the coding sequence ATGATTCTGGATACCAATGCACTTTCAGCGCTTGCTGAGAAAGATGACCAATTGATCGAGCAAATTATGAGTGCTCCCCGTCTGTATGTTACTTTGATAAGTCTTGGAGAATATCAATACGGCATAAACGTTTCTAGGAAGCAAAAAGAGCTTACTCGATGGTTAACCTTGTTGCTTGAAAAGGTGGAGGTGCTTTCTCCTGGAATGGACACGCTTCCACACTATGCGGATATCCGACGCGAGCTGAAAACAGCCGGGACTCCCATTCCGGCAAACGATTGTTGGATTGCCGCATTGGTTCGACAGCACAAGATGAAAATCGTTAGCCGGGATCACCATTTCGATAGGGTTAAAGGTGTCCGGCGTCTGGATTGGTGA
- a CDS encoding DUF6364 family protein has protein sequence MKTTLIMSDELVRRAKARAALRGQPLSRYVEESLERALKEDEASSSNVSDWLDSLPSISKQASRDLNKVIGSNDFRSIDPDMWK, from the coding sequence ATGAAAACCACGTTAATAATGAGCGATGAATTAGTTCGTCGAGCGAAGGCCAGAGCAGCGTTACGTGGCCAGCCTTTGAGCCGCTATGTCGAGGAAAGTCTTGAGCGGGCATTGAAAGAGGATGAAGCCTCTTCTTCCAATGTGAGTGACTGGCTTGACAGTCTTCCGAGCATTTCCAAGCAGGCATCCAGAGACTTGAACAAGGTGATTGGGAGCAATGACTTTCGTTCAATCGATCCAGACATGTGGAAATGA
- a CDS encoding TonB-dependent receptor plug domain-containing protein produces MIAQNDDQEEPFDLSPFEVQESEESGYKVVNSTAGMRINTELKDFGASISVITQEFMEDLGATDGQSLLSMVGIMEVGGVQGNISQTSSSASTVNARNNPQEEQRVRGLASAILTRDLFRTNLPFDSYNTSRITINRGQNTMLYGIGSPGGVIESTIAKAQIGSNFGEVAVRVDHRGSHRQTLDLNKTLVQDRLALRFSLLNESTQFKQDPAFEKESRFFTAWDAVLLTNERSSVLGKTRFRGNYEQGEITRNPPDVVPPLDGFSSWFEGIGGQEVLNGILSVPGRSLEDIPNGAVKKEWVLSAIEAGLVEVPANIAPEFYAAIEGTFVPKSEYNRITTEGRQNFHGWIPYTLESAVNFNGSAAGTIAGWQNPDLTGVQAMMGRWRPDNFQEQNLRWSSPVRVGAGFNNLNVQDRAVFDYHNLLWQGNTNWGETDFDAKQLILEQDLFGGNAGIELAYDRQHSNQTDFNPFSGGNSKTIFIDATSQLAPADGDFDGRPDRTPNENVGRPVTLSSGAPISQSSSDWETFRATVFGKLDVGDYWNNTWGEIIGSHILTGLYEDHTKLRTSRTKSGAWWADQGDQPAENFISGGLNDSFSRQVISQVYLGPDVRNLDSPKDLRITGPLNLTLPQLGDTFGVWYFDNRPEVDKGAINEWQVIEYLRNAYIQKENIESRAASLQSHWLWDSIVTTYGVRKDRGRLWHPIDNEEFTGPTGSLGYRLDDPGINITDGNYNEARLVLDEVPIQDTTGETTTWSLVAHYPEKWLGNLPAGIDLSAHYYEADSFEPNFGIVNILNEFIDQTRSDTREWGVTLSLFDKQLTIRFNHFETVRNKAPAFQAATLVPGEVNWNINLIAAADFNGIPLFPSAEDQLLTPDTFPNNRQRTTGTDADLIGVNSYEEYYERIIEILPPRIQETYNLRMITQEEYENETGEVVIGGGVFWAWYDYDGRLFGTEDYVARGTELEVIGNITENWSLSLNVSQQETVRSNVGPLAIPLAFETLERVKSLGLYDIRDDPYNQGDTTIGYWFEEIIREVRIDKAQEGIASPEQREWRINLLTRYDFKGGFLKGFSAGGALRYQDKVSAGYTDIWNETGEAVPDVANPFYGPDEMNGDLFLRYTRKITEKLEWSIQFNARNLYRKNSDDDIPVTINPDGRVALIRIPNEQQFFLTNTFRF; encoded by the coding sequence GTGATTGCACAAAACGACGACCAAGAGGAACCCTTTGATTTGAGTCCTTTTGAGGTACAGGAATCCGAGGAAAGTGGATACAAAGTCGTGAACAGCACAGCGGGCATGCGCATCAATACTGAGCTTAAGGACTTCGGTGCCTCCATATCAGTCATCACTCAAGAGTTTATGGAAGATCTGGGAGCAACCGATGGGCAATCTCTATTGTCCATGGTGGGGATCATGGAAGTAGGTGGCGTTCAAGGTAACATCTCCCAAACGAGTTCTTCAGCCAGTACCGTAAATGCGCGAAACAACCCCCAGGAAGAACAACGAGTTCGCGGACTGGCCAGCGCCATTCTGACCCGGGATTTATTCCGGACCAACCTGCCATTCGACAGTTACAACACCTCGCGAATTACGATTAATCGCGGGCAGAATACCATGCTGTACGGAATTGGCTCACCAGGAGGGGTCATTGAAAGCACGATTGCCAAGGCGCAAATCGGTTCCAATTTCGGAGAAGTGGCAGTGCGTGTAGATCATCGTGGAAGCCATCGCCAAACCCTGGATCTTAATAAGACCTTGGTCCAGGATCGCCTGGCCCTAAGATTTTCCCTACTCAACGAATCCACTCAGTTCAAGCAGGACCCAGCCTTTGAAAAAGAGTCACGCTTCTTTACCGCCTGGGATGCCGTTCTTCTTACCAACGAGCGATCCTCCGTATTGGGCAAGACGCGGTTTCGCGGAAATTACGAACAGGGCGAGATTACCCGCAATCCACCCGACGTGGTGCCGCCCCTCGATGGCTTTTCCTCCTGGTTTGAAGGCATAGGAGGCCAGGAAGTTTTGAACGGGATCCTGAGTGTGCCCGGAAGGAGCCTGGAAGATATCCCCAACGGCGCTGTAAAAAAGGAATGGGTATTGAGTGCCATTGAAGCAGGCCTCGTGGAAGTCCCGGCAAACATTGCCCCAGAATTCTATGCTGCGATAGAAGGAACCTTTGTCCCCAAATCCGAATACAACCGCATCACCACAGAAGGTAGGCAAAACTTTCACGGATGGATTCCCTACACCTTGGAATCAGCGGTCAATTTCAACGGCTCGGCTGCCGGAACTATAGCGGGATGGCAGAACCCCGACTTGACAGGCGTGCAAGCGATGATGGGCCGCTGGAGACCGGATAATTTTCAAGAACAGAATCTTCGTTGGTCAAGTCCTGTCCGTGTAGGAGCCGGCTTCAATAATCTGAATGTTCAGGATCGTGCGGTGTTCGACTACCATAATCTTCTGTGGCAAGGTAACACCAATTGGGGGGAAACGGACTTTGATGCCAAACAATTAATCCTGGAGCAGGACCTCTTCGGAGGAAATGCGGGCATCGAACTGGCCTACGATCGTCAGCACAGCAACCAGACGGATTTCAATCCCTTTTCAGGAGGCAATAGCAAAACTATTTTCATCGATGCCACCTCGCAACTCGCGCCAGCCGACGGAGATTTTGACGGAAGACCCGACCGTACACCCAATGAAAATGTCGGAAGGCCCGTAACCCTCTCGAGCGGCGCTCCCATTTCGCAGTCCAGCTCGGATTGGGAAACCTTTCGAGCCACTGTATTTGGAAAGCTGGATGTGGGAGATTACTGGAACAATACCTGGGGAGAAATAATCGGATCTCATATCCTCACTGGCTTGTATGAAGACCACACAAAACTGCGTACATCCCGAACCAAAAGTGGAGCTTGGTGGGCAGATCAAGGAGACCAGCCAGCGGAAAATTTTATTTCAGGGGGTCTAAACGATTCTTTTTCGCGCCAGGTAATAAGCCAGGTGTATCTGGGACCCGATGTTAGAAATCTGGACAGCCCGAAGGATCTTCGGATCACCGGACCACTCAACCTGACTCTTCCCCAGCTAGGCGATACCTTTGGCGTCTGGTATTTCGACAATCGACCCGAAGTAGATAAGGGAGCGATCAATGAGTGGCAGGTTATCGAGTACCTGAGAAACGCCTATATACAGAAAGAAAACATTGAATCCCGAGCTGCCAGTTTGCAGAGCCACTGGTTGTGGGACTCTATCGTTACGACTTATGGGGTGCGCAAGGACCGGGGCAGATTATGGCATCCGATTGATAACGAGGAGTTCACCGGACCAACCGGTTCCCTGGGCTACCGACTGGACGATCCCGGTATCAACATCACCGACGGAAACTACAATGAGGCCCGACTGGTATTGGATGAGGTACCGATACAGGACACGACAGGTGAAACAACGACCTGGAGTCTGGTAGCGCACTACCCGGAGAAATGGCTGGGAAATCTGCCAGCAGGAATAGACTTAAGCGCTCACTACTACGAAGCAGACAGCTTTGAGCCCAATTTTGGAATAGTTAACATCCTCAATGAATTTATAGATCAGACACGGAGCGATACGCGGGAATGGGGAGTCACCCTCAGCTTGTTCGACAAGCAGCTAACCATTCGATTCAACCACTTCGAAACGGTAAGGAATAAGGCCCCTGCTTTCCAGGCTGCTACCTTGGTACCAGGCGAGGTGAATTGGAACATCAACCTCATTGCAGCGGCAGACTTCAACGGGATCCCTCTTTTTCCCAGTGCGGAAGATCAATTGCTGACACCTGATACCTTTCCCAATAATCGCCAGAGAACCACCGGAACCGATGCCGACTTGATCGGAGTAAATTCCTATGAGGAATATTATGAACGGATCATCGAAATCTTACCGCCCCGGATTCAGGAAACATACAACCTCCGGATGATAACTCAGGAAGAATATGAAAACGAGACAGGAGAGGTCGTCATTGGGGGAGGCGTTTTCTGGGCCTGGTATGATTACGACGGACGCCTCTTTGGGACTGAGGACTACGTGGCCAGGGGCACTGAATTGGAAGTGATCGGGAATATCACGGAAAACTGGAGCCTTTCGCTCAACGTTTCCCAGCAGGAAACGGTGAGATCGAACGTGGGTCCCCTGGCCATACCGTTGGCCTTTGAGACGCTCGAAAGGGTCAAATCATTGGGACTTTATGACATTCGTGATGATCCTTACAACCAGGGAGACACAACCATCGGTTACTGGTTCGAGGAGATCATACGCGAAGTAAGGATCGACAAAGCCCAGGAAGGTATCGCCTCACCAGAGCAACGGGAATGGCGCATCAACCTGCTGACCCGCTACGACTTTAAAGGAGGTTTTCTCAAGGGCTTCAGTGCGGGTGGAGCCTTGCGTTACCAGGACAAGGTGTCCGCCGGATACACCGATATCTGGAATGAAACCGGCGAAGCGGTGCCAGACGTGGCGAACCCCTTCTATGGCCCCGACGAAATGAACGGCGACCTCTTTCTTCGTTACACACGAAAGATAACAGAGAAGCTCGAATGGAGCATCCAGTTCAACGCTCGCAACCTGTACCGGAAAAACAGCGACGATGATATTCCGGTAACGATAAATCCGGATGGACGAGTTGCCTTAATCCGTATCCCCAACGAGCAGCAGTTTTTCCTTACGAATACGTTTAGGTTCTAA
- a CDS encoding serine hydrolase produces MKRREFLLSSVTGLLVGSARMTAQNNKTDSFAEACKLIQNQVDVGILESAVLHVNRGRNSQLRAFGKAQSGDAIFLIASITKPMTATGMMVLVDSGELKLSDKVVTFIPEFSEGDRKDITIQHLLTHTSGLPDQLPENDELRKRHAPLNDFVSRVVKTPLLFKPGTAYKYQSMGFLLAAEVAQRITNQPFATFLSKEVYEPLEMNRSALDLGPFKLSETVRNQTEFAAPESGSGSVEAKDWDWNSPYWRNLGAPWGGAHSTAQDITRFLGSFINPDGKVLKEATAYRMIQDHNRGLDKRRGLGFDLGTDSFGEHCSESTFGHGGSTGTLAWADPKTGTSCVILTSLPSRKSKSLILQPVSDLVSS; encoded by the coding sequence ATGAAACGTCGTGAATTTCTTCTTTCCTCCGTTACTGGATTACTTGTTGGCTCAGCTCGAATGACAGCTCAGAACAATAAGACCGATTCGTTCGCTGAAGCGTGTAAGCTCATCCAGAATCAAGTAGATGTCGGGATACTCGAATCAGCTGTTTTGCATGTGAATAGAGGACGCAACTCACAATTGCGCGCATTTGGAAAGGCCCAGTCCGGTGATGCCATATTTCTGATCGCATCGATCACCAAGCCGATGACGGCGACCGGGATGATGGTATTGGTGGATAGCGGTGAGTTGAAGTTGTCGGATAAGGTCGTAACATTTATTCCGGAGTTTTCCGAAGGAGATCGAAAAGACATTACGATTCAGCATTTGCTGACACATACTTCCGGTTTACCAGACCAACTTCCCGAAAACGATGAGCTCCGTAAGCGGCATGCGCCTTTGAATGATTTTGTTTCACGGGTGGTAAAGACGCCTCTGTTATTTAAGCCGGGAACGGCGTATAAATACCAAAGCATGGGTTTTCTCCTGGCGGCCGAAGTTGCCCAGCGAATTACCAACCAGCCCTTCGCGACATTTTTGTCCAAAGAGGTGTATGAGCCGTTGGAAATGAATAGAAGTGCCCTGGATCTGGGACCGTTTAAATTGTCCGAAACCGTTCGCAACCAAACCGAATTCGCTGCCCCAGAGTCGGGTTCCGGGTCGGTCGAAGCCAAAGACTGGGATTGGAACAGTCCCTATTGGCGAAATCTTGGAGCCCCGTGGGGTGGGGCCCATTCGACTGCTCAGGACATCACTCGCTTTCTTGGAAGCTTCATCAATCCGGATGGCAAAGTGCTCAAGGAAGCCACGGCTTACAGGATGATCCAAGACCATAACCGGGGATTGGATAAGCGAAGGGGCCTGGGATTTGATTTAGGCACGGACAGCTTCGGCGAACACTGCTCTGAATCCACCTTTGGTCATGGCGGATCCACAGGAACATTGGCGTGGGCAGATCCGAAGACTGGAACTTCCTGTGTCATCCTCACGTCCTTGCCTTCCCGGAAATCGAAGAGTCTGATTTTGCAGCCAGTGAGTGATTTGGTTTCGTCTTGA
- a CDS encoding CehA/McbA family metallohydrolase yields the protein MDRKILKAWVAAVLIVIAMEFSLSAQETESVVVEAQPLAANVSRLLETLDFLGAPLSDSIVAPLRTAVTLEDTKGIQAILDKAVLFVVDINPEVRVKVHRGPGPSILQQGGYTPFLVKIINQGTTTQQLRIRSPQAGQVYGGMSTLSATRLQRTQLNELDDKVGDPKRFLDLEMYQQSPMTRNLSGLEVEYALALIYSRDAGKREATLEFDVGQGTQDIGFRAELPVLFDINPAVRVRLNIRDYDGKATAARLVFKDVSGKVYPPQAKRVAPDFYFQEQIYRNDGEDVFLPPGKLILESSRGPEYVVQRKEIEISNAETAELDIKLERWINPTEFGFFGGDHHIHGAGCAHYESPTLGVRPEDMFMQVKGEGLNVGCILTWGPCFEFQRQYFSPIVKEISEPMTLLKYDLEISGFGSASLGHVCLLNLKNQTYPGSDGTKEKGWPTWTTPVMRWTKEQGGYAGYAHSGSGLQIDAESAGKRLFSQLNTNGDEVLDQDEAIGGLLPYTFARMDQDRDRALTESELREAIDKSADELPNLAIPEMNGVGAMEICVSTAEGVCDFISAMDTARIPEWNMWYHILNCGFPLKVSGETDFPCMSGGRVGQGRVYVQLGRQLELDFAEWCAGMAKGRSYVSDGFAHALEFKVNGISPGFGDVSLARSGQVEVEATVSFAPETPLTVAQGGIVPHVGPRFVGDTVTFHGPVPTETVSGGSREMELIVNGEVVASRQVPADGNVHRLRFVVEVEKSSWVALRHFPQLHTNPVNVMVAGKPIRTSRDSALWCIETIHQLWRARSDKIADHEKADARAAFDRAIKVYERIADEAASQ from the coding sequence ATGGATCGAAAAATTCTAAAGGCATGGGTTGCGGCTGTTCTTATCGTTATCGCGATGGAGTTTTCGTTGTCCGCTCAAGAAACTGAAAGTGTAGTTGTAGAGGCGCAACCATTGGCGGCGAACGTGAGTCGATTGCTCGAGACTCTGGATTTTCTTGGTGCTCCGCTATCAGATTCGATAGTGGCTCCCCTCCGAACAGCAGTGACTTTGGAAGATACAAAGGGGATTCAAGCTATCCTGGATAAAGCGGTCCTGTTTGTGGTGGATATCAATCCCGAGGTGCGGGTCAAAGTGCATCGGGGCCCAGGTCCGTCCATTCTGCAACAAGGAGGTTATACGCCCTTCCTGGTTAAGATCATTAATCAGGGGACGACCACTCAGCAACTGCGGATCCGAAGTCCACAAGCCGGGCAGGTTTATGGTGGGATGTCCACGCTCAGCGCCACTCGATTGCAGCGAACTCAACTGAATGAGCTCGACGATAAAGTGGGCGATCCCAAGAGGTTTCTTGATTTGGAGATGTATCAGCAGTCACCTATGACCAGGAATTTAAGTGGTCTTGAGGTGGAGTATGCCCTTGCGCTGATTTACAGTCGCGATGCGGGAAAACGGGAAGCGACCCTGGAGTTCGATGTGGGGCAGGGGACTCAGGACATTGGTTTTCGGGCGGAGCTTCCGGTCCTGTTTGACATAAATCCGGCTGTTCGCGTGCGATTGAACATTCGGGATTATGATGGAAAAGCCACTGCCGCACGTTTGGTGTTCAAGGATGTGTCGGGCAAAGTGTATCCGCCACAGGCAAAGCGGGTTGCTCCGGATTTTTATTTTCAGGAACAGATTTACCGGAACGATGGAGAGGACGTTTTTCTTCCGCCAGGGAAATTGATTTTGGAATCGAGCCGAGGGCCCGAGTACGTGGTTCAACGTAAGGAAATTGAAATTTCTAATGCGGAAACAGCCGAACTAGATATCAAACTCGAGCGATGGATAAATCCGACCGAGTTTGGTTTTTTCGGTGGCGATCATCACATCCATGGTGCGGGGTGTGCTCACTATGAATCACCAACCTTGGGGGTTCGTCCAGAAGACATGTTTATGCAAGTGAAAGGGGAGGGGTTGAACGTAGGATGCATTCTTACCTGGGGTCCCTGTTTTGAATTTCAACGGCAGTATTTTTCTCCGATCGTTAAGGAGATAAGTGAACCCATGACTTTGTTGAAATACGATCTGGAGATATCTGGTTTCGGGTCGGCCTCTCTTGGTCATGTGTGTCTTTTAAATTTAAAGAACCAGACCTATCCCGGGTCGGATGGCACGAAAGAGAAAGGCTGGCCGACTTGGACAACTCCCGTCATGCGTTGGACCAAAGAGCAGGGAGGTTATGCCGGGTATGCGCATTCAGGAAGCGGCTTGCAGATCGACGCTGAGTCCGCCGGTAAACGATTGTTTAGTCAGCTGAACACAAACGGAGATGAAGTGCTCGATCAGGACGAAGCCATCGGAGGTTTACTTCCTTATACTTTCGCTAGAATGGATCAGGATCGAGACCGTGCCTTGACTGAATCTGAATTAAGGGAGGCTATCGATAAATCAGCAGATGAGCTTCCCAATCTCGCTATTCCTGAAATGAATGGAGTGGGGGCGATGGAGATTTGCGTGAGCACGGCGGAGGGGGTCTGTGATTTCATCTCGGCCATGGATACAGCCCGCATTCCGGAATGGAATATGTGGTATCATATTCTCAATTGTGGGTTTCCGTTGAAAGTAAGCGGCGAAACGGATTTTCCCTGCATGAGCGGTGGCCGCGTGGGGCAGGGGCGAGTGTATGTTCAGCTCGGGAGACAGTTGGAACTGGACTTTGCCGAATGGTGTGCAGGAATGGCTAAAGGGCGATCCTATGTTTCGGATGGATTCGCTCATGCCCTGGAATTCAAGGTGAATGGTATTTCTCCCGGATTTGGAGATGTTTCTTTGGCCCGTTCGGGTCAAGTGGAAGTAGAGGCAACCGTTTCTTTTGCACCCGAAACTCCTTTAACGGTCGCGCAAGGAGGAATTGTCCCACACGTGGGGCCGCGTTTTGTCGGTGACACGGTTACCTTTCATGGACCTGTTCCCACGGAGACAGTATCCGGCGGTTCACGAGAAATGGAACTTATAGTGAATGGCGAGGTGGTTGCTTCTCGGCAGGTGCCTGCCGATGGAAATGTCCATAGGCTGCGTTTTGTGGTTGAAGTTGAAAAAAGCAGCTGGGTTGCCCTTCGCCATTTTCCTCAGCTCCACACGAATCCGGTGAATGTAATGGTAGCTGGAAAACCGATACGGACCTCTCGCGATAGCGCGCTCTGGTGTATCGAGACCATCCATCAACTGTGGCGTGCACGTTCGGACAAGATTGCCGATCATGAAAAGGCCGATGCAAGGGCTGCCTTTGATCGGGCGATCAAAGTTTATGAACGTATTGCCGATGAGGCTGCATCTCAATGA
- a CDS encoding type II toxin-antitoxin system VapC family toxin: MIVPDVNILVYAHNKSSRFHASAFAWWEESLNSDTTILLPNICINGFVRIMTHPKILVEPLAVSEAFEMVDIWLESECISFLAPGSRHFEFYKEVLLEAGVGGKLTTDAYIAAMAIENQATVYSNDSDFGRFSGLRWINPLLSS; encoded by the coding sequence GTGATCGTCCCGGATGTAAATATCCTGGTTTATGCCCACAATAAATCCTCCCGCTTCCACGCATCTGCTTTCGCCTGGTGGGAAGAATCGCTAAACAGCGATACGACTATACTCCTTCCCAACATCTGCATCAATGGCTTTGTCCGGATCATGACTCACCCAAAGATTCTGGTTGAACCATTAGCTGTGAGTGAAGCATTTGAGATGGTGGACATTTGGCTGGAGTCTGAATGTATTTCTTTTCTGGCACCCGGGTCGCGCCATTTTGAATTTTATAAGGAAGTGTTGTTGGAAGCAGGCGTAGGAGGAAAGCTGACAACCGACGCATATATCGCTGCAATGGCGATAGAAAACCAAGCTACTGTTTATAGTAATGACAGCGATTTTGGTAGATTCTCCGGACTGCGATGGATCAACCCTTTGTTGAGTAGTTGA
- a CDS encoding tetratricopeptide repeat protein, protein MRVAMVYAVVAWLMIQVSATVFPQLGIPEWAAKLVTLLLLIGFPIAIILAWAFELSPDGIKTTKSAREEQGEVPVSKKQERKRNWFSILFAAAVPTLIFGALAIFFYIRSDSSPSSLASRPPSLELIEFDKSIAVLPLANMSPDPNNAFFADGVHEDILTNLSKIRDLLVIGRTSTLQYRDTVKTLKQISTELDVRYLLEGSVRREGNQVRVTVQLIDSQKRGHVWAENYNRSLEDIFAIQAEVAQTIAEKLHAVLLPEEKAKIERRPTENQEAWDYFLQSRQLFGRDNDIPLLEKAVALDPQFAEAWAALAANRMRAWYGTADQELLTSAKFALDQAERYGQGLPDIPWAKIFFNGTDEHRNNNQEDIEYLLEALAIDPGFIEARRNLGARYAQSGRFAEAQHHLEAVLRADPFHRAAIAQLAVTYNFAGTPDKALALLEKHPEFTYAKALINYLNSGDKTAFAAVLVDEEAQAKKAILERKFRSALEQRELMESTIAKVRERTSLENWKYKQQVQCEIQIAIAYLVLGDHDKAIDILEAASKMEGPIFLNRELDVWFMFDRLRGNPRFDKLLED, encoded by the coding sequence ATGCGGGTGGCCATGGTTTATGCGGTTGTCGCGTGGTTGATGATTCAGGTTTCGGCAACGGTGTTTCCACAGCTAGGCATTCCCGAGTGGGCGGCAAAGTTGGTAACGCTGCTCCTGCTGATTGGATTTCCCATTGCCATCATCCTGGCCTGGGCGTTTGAGCTGTCGCCAGACGGTATCAAAACCACCAAGTCCGCACGAGAAGAACAGGGCGAAGTACCTGTATCCAAGAAACAAGAACGCAAACGTAACTGGTTCTCGATCCTCTTTGCAGCGGCTGTTCCAACGCTGATCTTTGGTGCCTTAGCCATATTCTTTTACATCCGTTCTGACTCTTCCCCCTCGTCCCTCGCCTCTCGTCCCCCGTCCCTCGAACTCATCGAGTTCGACAAATCCATCGCCGTTCTCCCTTTGGCAAACATGAGCCCGGACCCGAACAACGCGTTTTTCGCCGACGGGGTTCATGAGGATATTCTGACCAATTTATCTAAAATCAGAGACCTCCTGGTCATTGGGCGAACATCCACCCTGCAATACCGGGACACGGTCAAAACACTGAAGCAAATCAGCACCGAGCTCGACGTGCGCTACCTCCTCGAAGGGTCGGTCCGTAGGGAAGGGAATCAGGTTCGTGTCACGGTTCAGTTGATTGATTCGCAAAAAAGAGGACACGTCTGGGCCGAGAACTATAATCGAAGTCTTGAGGACATATTTGCGATCCAGGCCGAAGTCGCCCAAACGATTGCGGAAAAACTCCACGCCGTATTACTGCCCGAAGAGAAAGCGAAAATTGAACGCCGTCCCACAGAGAACCAGGAAGCCTGGGATTACTTTCTACAAAGCCGCCAACTATTTGGGAGAGATAATGACATCCCACTATTGGAAAAAGCGGTCGCGCTTGACCCTCAATTTGCAGAAGCATGGGCTGCACTAGCCGCCAACCGAATGAGAGCTTGGTACGGAACTGCAGACCAGGAACTTCTTACTAGCGCGAAGTTTGCCCTGGATCAGGCTGAACGCTACGGACAAGGATTGCCTGACATACCCTGGGCTAAGATTTTTTTTAACGGCACGGATGAACATAGGAATAATAATCAGGAAGACATAGAATATCTCCTCGAGGCCTTGGCTATCGATCCAGGATTTATCGAAGCTCGACGAAACCTCGGAGCGAGATATGCTCAATCGGGACGTTTTGCTGAGGCGCAACATCACTTGGAAGCAGTCCTTCGTGCTGATCCCTTTCATCGGGCTGCAATCGCCCAACTAGCCGTCACCTATAACTTCGCCGGGACTCCGGATAAGGCGCTGGCCTTGCTGGAAAAACATCCCGAATTCACCTATGCAAAGGCATTAATAAATTACCTGAATTCGGGAGATAAGACCGCATTTGCTGCAGTCCTTGTCGATGAAGAAGCCCAAGCCAAAAAAGCTATATTGGAACGAAAATTCCGCAGTGCATTGGAACAGCGTGAGCTCATGGAATCAACCATAGCCAAGGTTCGTGAGCGGACCAGCCTCGAGAATTGGAAATATAAGCAGCAAGTCCAATGCGAGATACAAATAGCTATCGCTTACCTCGTCCTCGGCGACCACGACAAAGCCATCGATATCCTGGAAGCCGCCAGCAAGATGGAAGGCCCCATATTCCTCAACCGCGAGCTCGACGTCTGGTTCATGTTCGACCGATTAAGGGGGAATCCGCGGTTTGATAAACTCTTGGAGGATTGA
- a CDS encoding type II toxin-antitoxin system VapC family toxin translates to MLVDTDILIDYLRGNPKAEAFVESNLDDMTISSITVGELYQGIKEGEERSALDSMISALNTVPVSEDIAKEGGLMCREYRKSHGIGLADCLLAATAKHHDLPLRTLNLKHYPMLENIASPYKKS, encoded by the coding sequence ATGTTAGTAGATACTGACATTCTCATCGACTACCTGCGGGGCAATCCGAAGGCGGAAGCCTTTGTAGAATCGAACCTCGACGATATGACCATCAGCTCAATTACTGTTGGCGAACTTTATCAAGGGATTAAAGAGGGGGAAGAACGTTCTGCTCTGGACAGTATGATCTCGGCCCTGAACACAGTACCTGTTTCGGAAGATATCGCCAAGGAAGGAGGGTTGATGTGTCGGGAATATCGTAAATCCCATGGCATTGGATTGGCCGACTGCCTGTTAGCAGCCACAGCCAAACACCATGATCTTCCATTGCGGACCTTAAACCTCAAACACTATCCGATGTTGGAAAATATCGCTTCCCCCTACAAAAAGTCTTAA
- a CDS encoding ribbon-helix-helix domain-containing protein, protein MIRTQIYLTKDEHQGVTQLAKASGKKQSEVIREAIDEFLGKIGPQDKLSRVRKAKGIWKNRKDLDLRSIREGFDRF, encoded by the coding sequence ATGATTAGAACGCAAATATACCTCACCAAAGACGAGCACCAAGGTGTCACTCAATTGGCCAAAGCATCTGGCAAAAAGCAAAGCGAGGTCATTCGTGAAGCGATTGATGAGTTTTTGGGAAAGATCGGTCCACAGGACAAATTATCAAGGGTTCGAAAGGCCAAAGGAATTTGGAAGAACCGAAAGGATCTTGACCTGCGCTCTATTCGGGAAGGATTTGATCGTTTCTAA